In one Longimicrobium sp. genomic region, the following are encoded:
- a CDS encoding CHAD domain-containing protein, whose amino-acid sequence QRRQQRVLRRMHDEVVRDFARACGRLSRRLSWYPAHVSFDDPREAPPMRTVLAALVETHVAELRSKLGAVQSAEQQDLAHEARIAAKRLRYLLEPFRDELPGAAEVVKRIKGMQDLFGDMHDAHVAAEIIAEAREEAVVVAPPPDPIPGLEALAAIARAETERLFREAQGVWLGGRADEFFAAVDQVLAELRGAGENREIERKYLLRRMPPLPEGAIRTDIAQGYLPGERLNERVRRVRRGDEVRYYRTIKTGSGLSRMELEEETSERIFRHLWRLTQGARIRKLRFRVAEGDLTWEIDRFRGRRLALAEVELPSEDADAPIPEWLAPYVEREVTGEKEYVNINLAG is encoded by the coding sequence TGCAGCGCCGCCAGCAGCGGGTGCTGCGGCGGATGCACGACGAGGTGGTGCGCGACTTCGCCCGCGCCTGCGGCCGCCTTTCGCGCCGCCTGTCGTGGTACCCCGCCCACGTCTCGTTCGACGATCCCCGCGAGGCGCCGCCGATGCGCACGGTGCTGGCGGCGCTGGTCGAAACGCACGTGGCCGAGCTGCGGTCGAAGCTGGGCGCCGTCCAGTCGGCCGAACAGCAGGACCTGGCGCACGAGGCGCGGATCGCGGCCAAGCGCCTGCGCTACCTGCTGGAGCCGTTCCGCGACGAGCTCCCCGGCGCCGCCGAAGTCGTCAAGCGCATCAAGGGAATGCAGGACCTGTTCGGCGACATGCACGATGCCCACGTCGCCGCGGAGATCATCGCCGAGGCGCGGGAGGAAGCCGTGGTGGTGGCTCCGCCCCCCGACCCCATCCCCGGGCTGGAGGCCCTTGCCGCCATCGCGCGGGCGGAAACGGAGCGGCTGTTCCGCGAGGCGCAGGGCGTGTGGCTGGGCGGCCGCGCCGACGAGTTCTTCGCCGCCGTCGACCAGGTGCTCGCCGAACTGCGGGGCGCGGGAGAGAACCGCGAGATCGAGCGGAAGTACCTGCTCCGCCGCATGCCTCCGCTTCCGGAAGGCGCCATCCGCACCGACATCGCCCAGGGCTACCTGCCCGGCGAGCGCCTGAACGAGCGCGTGCGCCGGGTGCGGCGCGGGGACGAGGTGCGCTACTATCGCACCATCAAGACGGGGAGCGGCCTCAGCCGGATGGAGCTGGAGGAAGAGACCAGCGAGCGCATCTTCCGCCACCTGTGGCGGCTGACGCAGGGCGCCCGCATCCGCAAGCTCCGCTTTCGCGTGGCGGAGGGCGACCTGACGTGGGAGATCGACCGGTTCCGCGGCCGGCGGCTGGCGCTGGCCGAGGTGGAGCTGCCGTCGGAGGACGCCGACGCGCCGATCCCCGAGTGGCTGGCTCCCTACGTGGAGCGCGAGGTGACCGGCGAGAAGGAGTACGTGAACATCAACCTGGCCGGCTGA
- a CDS encoding insulinase family protein, protein MRIFRIIAPLVLALAACSPPGAPAPAASPRPAPGIPEIRFDHRGDTLVITDTLPNGLVYYVRHNAEPRNRAELRLVLNVGSVLEDDDQLGLAHFLEHMAFNGTRRFARNELIDYLERVGMRFGPDVNASTSFDETVYMLQLPTDSAGVLDTGLTILEHWASGIALDSAEIEAERGVVIEEWRRWRGAGARVSDRQFPFLFAGSRYAERSPIGDPEIIRTFRHETLRRFYQQWYRPELMAVVAVGDFDPAEMERKIREVFGAIPALGGPARPEIAVPARDSARVIVTVDPEITSTALSVNWFRPARRDWSPGGFRLGLVESMFAGMLGDRLNDISLRPDAPFLDVGSYLGGSLRPVETFALSAAVPQGGVERGLAAVLTEVQRAARHGFTPAELEREKAEFLRMWEQMYAERHKTTSGQYAGQYAEHFLRGGLLRTLDEEWAMLNAFLPGITVEDANEVARGYAAMRDRTVLVTAPEHAGASLPDERRLAAISDSVARAPVEPYRETASEAPLLAQLPAAGRIVSEEFVPEAGITRWALSNGAQVVLKPTDFQDDQVLFAATSPGGLSLLPDSLYLHGRLATAAVQVGGVGALGLTELQRRLAGKAASVGTTIGELQETVNGYAAPRDVETLFQLVHLYFTAPRRDTAAWEAFRQRGREMLRNRGATPESAFGDTLTAVLTQRHPRARPFTAAMYDSLDLDRAIAIYRQRFADAGDFTFFLVGSFQPHEVRPFVERYLASLPATGARERWRDSGIRPPAGVVEKTVRRGVEPKARTTLYFTGPAQFSREARSEITSLADALEIRLRERLREQLGGTYGVTVSANVSRDPVPQYAVAIDFNTDPHRLDELTRVTFAEIDSLRARGVPADVVQKVREAHRRSKETSLRQNDV, encoded by the coding sequence ATGCGCATCTTCCGAATCATCGCTCCGCTGGTCCTGGCGCTGGCCGCCTGCTCGCCGCCGGGCGCGCCTGCACCGGCCGCTTCGCCGCGCCCCGCGCCCGGCATCCCGGAGATCCGGTTCGACCACCGCGGCGACACGCTGGTCATTACCGACACGCTGCCGAACGGGCTCGTGTACTACGTTCGCCACAACGCCGAGCCGCGCAACCGGGCGGAGCTGCGGCTGGTGCTGAACGTGGGATCGGTGCTGGAAGACGACGACCAGCTGGGGCTGGCGCACTTCCTGGAGCACATGGCCTTCAACGGCACCCGCCGCTTCGCCCGCAACGAGCTCATCGACTACCTGGAGCGCGTCGGCATGCGCTTTGGGCCCGACGTGAACGCCAGCACCTCGTTCGACGAAACCGTCTACATGCTGCAGCTGCCCACGGACAGCGCGGGCGTGCTGGACACCGGGCTGACCATCCTGGAGCACTGGGCCAGCGGCATTGCGCTGGACTCGGCGGAGATCGAGGCGGAGCGCGGCGTGGTGATCGAGGAGTGGCGCCGCTGGCGGGGCGCGGGGGCGCGCGTGTCGGACCGCCAGTTCCCCTTTCTGTTCGCGGGCTCGCGCTACGCCGAGCGTTCGCCCATCGGCGACCCGGAGATCATCCGCACCTTTCGCCACGAGACGCTGCGCCGCTTCTACCAGCAGTGGTACCGCCCGGAGCTGATGGCGGTGGTGGCGGTGGGCGACTTCGACCCCGCTGAGATGGAGCGGAAGATCCGCGAGGTGTTCGGCGCCATCCCGGCGTTGGGCGGGCCGGCGCGCCCGGAGATCGCGGTGCCGGCGCGGGACAGCGCGCGGGTGATCGTCACGGTGGACCCGGAGATCACCAGCACGGCCCTGAGCGTCAACTGGTTTCGCCCGGCGCGCAGGGACTGGTCGCCCGGCGGCTTCCGCCTGGGGCTGGTGGAGTCGATGTTCGCGGGGATGCTGGGCGACCGGCTGAACGACATCAGCCTGCGGCCCGACGCGCCGTTCCTGGACGTGGGCTCGTACCTGGGCGGCTCGCTGCGCCCGGTAGAAACGTTCGCGCTGAGCGCCGCCGTGCCGCAGGGCGGGGTGGAGCGCGGGCTGGCCGCCGTGCTCACCGAGGTGCAGCGTGCCGCGCGCCACGGCTTTACCCCAGCGGAGCTGGAGCGTGAAAAAGCGGAGTTCCTGCGGATGTGGGAGCAGATGTACGCCGAGCGCCACAAGACCACCAGCGGCCAGTACGCGGGCCAGTACGCCGAGCACTTCCTGCGCGGCGGCCTGCTGCGGACGCTGGACGAGGAGTGGGCGATGCTGAACGCGTTCCTCCCCGGCATCACCGTGGAGGACGCCAACGAGGTCGCTCGCGGCTACGCGGCCATGCGCGACCGCACGGTTCTGGTCACCGCCCCCGAGCACGCCGGCGCATCCCTCCCCGACGAGCGCAGGCTGGCCGCCATCTCCGATTCCGTGGCGCGCGCGCCCGTGGAGCCGTACCGCGAAACGGCATCCGAGGCGCCACTGCTGGCGCAGCTGCCGGCGGCGGGAAGGATCGTATCGGAAGAGTTCGTCCCCGAGGCGGGCATCACCCGGTGGGCGCTGAGCAACGGCGCGCAGGTGGTGCTGAAGCCAACGGACTTCCAGGACGACCAGGTACTGTTCGCCGCCACCAGCCCCGGCGGGCTGTCGCTGCTCCCCGACAGCCTGTACCTGCACGGCCGGCTTGCGACCGCGGCGGTGCAGGTGGGCGGCGTGGGCGCACTGGGGCTGACGGAGCTGCAGCGGCGGCTGGCGGGAAAGGCGGCCAGCGTGGGTACCACCATCGGCGAGCTGCAGGAGACGGTGAACGGCTACGCGGCGCCGCGCGACGTGGAAACCCTATTCCAGCTGGTGCACCTGTACTTCACCGCCCCTCGCCGCGACACCGCCGCGTGGGAAGCCTTCCGCCAGCGCGGGCGCGAGATGCTGCGCAACCGGGGCGCCACCCCGGAAAGCGCCTTCGGCGACACGCTGACCGCCGTGCTCACGCAGCGGCACCCGCGCGCGCGGCCCTTCACCGCGGCCATGTACGACTCGCTGGACCTGGACCGGGCAATCGCCATCTACCGGCAGCGCTTCGCCGACGCGGGCGACTTCACCTTTTTCCTGGTAGGCAGTTTTCAGCCGCACGAGGTGCGCCCGTTCGTGGAGCGCTACCTGGCCAGCCTGCCCGCCACCGGCGCGCGCGAACGCTGGCGCGACTCCGGCATCCGTCCGCCCGCGGGGGTGGTGGAAAAGACGGTGCGCCGCGGCGTGGAGCCCAAGGCGCGGACCACGCTCTATTTCACGGGCCCCGCGCAGTTCTCGCGCGAGGCACGGTCCGAGATCACCAGCCTGGCCGACGCGCTGGAGATCCGCCTGCGCGAACGGCTGCGCGAGCAGCTGGGCGGAACCTACGGGGTAACGGTGAGCGCCAACGTGTCGCGCGACCCCGTGCCGCAGTACGCGGTGGCGA